From Cronobacter turicensis z3032, the proteins below share one genomic window:
- the lacK gene encoding Lactose transport ATP-binding protein lacK, producing the protein MLHVIQKRRSASIRNASGQHGLHFRGTLMSSIRLRNVTKRFGKTETLHNINLDIADGEFAVFVGPSGCGKSTLLRMIAGLEEVSDGEVLIGDEVMNDVAPSHRGVAMVFQSYALYPHMTVAENMGYGLKVNKVPKDQIRHQVEMVAKTLQLSHLLDRKPKQLSGGQRQRVAIGRAIVRNPQVFMFDEPLSNLDAELRVEMRLHIARLHQELKTTMVYVTHDQIEAMTLADKIVVMNYGKVEQMGSPMALYYNPVNKFVAGFIGSPKMNFLPATVACWEDGALDVTLSQGKTLRLAIHTAPLKPGDAVTLGIRPEHLSTGAQTEVSLTFNCEVVERLGNNTYLFGQCYGHDNMKILLPGDVHFSPWQAVEVGFRPRDCMVFDADGLRISADTDVPHAH; encoded by the coding sequence TTGTTACACGTAATACAAAAAAGACGTTCAGCATCCATCAGAAACGCCAGCGGCCAACACGGCTTACACTTTCGAGGAACCCTGATGTCCAGCATAAGACTGAGGAATGTCACCAAACGGTTCGGGAAAACCGAAACCCTGCACAATATCAATCTCGATATTGCCGACGGCGAATTTGCGGTGTTCGTCGGGCCGTCCGGCTGCGGAAAGTCCACGCTGCTGCGCATGATCGCGGGCCTTGAAGAGGTGAGCGACGGCGAGGTGCTGATTGGCGATGAGGTGATGAACGACGTGGCGCCCTCGCACCGCGGCGTGGCGATGGTCTTTCAGTCCTACGCGCTCTATCCGCACATGACGGTGGCGGAGAACATGGGCTACGGGCTGAAGGTCAATAAAGTGCCGAAAGATCAGATTCGTCATCAGGTGGAGATGGTGGCGAAAACCCTGCAACTCTCGCACCTGCTGGATCGCAAACCCAAACAGCTCTCCGGCGGCCAGCGCCAGCGCGTGGCGATTGGCCGCGCGATTGTGCGTAACCCGCAGGTTTTTATGTTCGACGAACCGCTCTCCAACCTTGACGCCGAACTGCGCGTCGAGATGCGTCTGCATATCGCGAGGCTCCATCAGGAGCTGAAAACCACGATGGTGTATGTCACCCACGATCAGATTGAGGCGATGACGCTCGCCGATAAAATCGTGGTGATGAACTACGGCAAAGTGGAGCAGATGGGCTCGCCGATGGCGCTTTACTACAATCCGGTTAATAAATTCGTGGCCGGGTTTATCGGCTCGCCGAAGATGAATTTCCTGCCTGCCACTGTGGCGTGCTGGGAAGACGGCGCGCTGGACGTCACGCTCTCGCAGGGTAAAACGCTGCGGCTGGCCATTCACACCGCGCCGCTGAAGCCCGGCGATGCGGTGACGCTGGGCATTCGCCCGGAACATCTCTCCACCGGCGCGCAGACGGAAGTCTCATTAACCTTTAACTGCGAAGTGGTGGAACGCCTTGGCAACAACACCTATCTGTTTGGCCAGTGTTACGGGCATGACAATATGAAGATTTTGCTGCCGGGCGACGTGCATTTCAGTCCGTGGCAGGCGGTGGAAGTGGGCTTTCGCCCGCGCGACTGTATGGTGTTTGACGCCGACGGCCTGCGCATCAGCGCCGACACCGACGTGCCGCACGCGCATTAA
- the mdxG gene encoding Maltodextrin transport system permease protein mdxG, whose translation MAKRQSMKQEKWLRLSLSWLVILTVSAVIIYPLIWTVGASLNAGNSLLSSSIIPENLSFQHYADLFNGQVNYVTWYWNSMKISFMTMVLTLISVSFTAYAFSRFRFKGRQNGLMLFLLLQMIPQFSALIAIFVLSQLLGLINSHLALVLIYVAGMIPMNTYLMKGYLDAIPKDLDESARMDGASNFRIFIEIIMPLSKPIVAVVALFSFTGPLGDFILSSTILRTPDKYTLPIGLYNLVAQKMGASYTTYAAGAVLIAVPVAILYLALQKYFVSGLTSGSTKG comes from the coding sequence ATGGCCAAACGACAAAGCATGAAACAGGAAAAGTGGCTGCGGCTCTCGCTCTCGTGGCTGGTGATCCTGACGGTTAGCGCAGTCATTATCTATCCGCTGATCTGGACGGTGGGCGCGTCGCTGAACGCGGGCAATAGCCTGCTTAGCAGCTCGATAATCCCGGAAAATCTCTCGTTCCAGCACTACGCCGATCTCTTCAACGGTCAGGTGAATTACGTCACCTGGTACTGGAACTCGATGAAAATCAGCTTTATGACGATGGTGCTGACGTTAATCAGCGTCAGCTTCACCGCCTATGCGTTCTCGCGCTTTCGCTTTAAGGGCCGCCAGAACGGGCTGATGCTGTTTCTGCTGTTGCAGATGATCCCGCAGTTTTCCGCGCTGATTGCCATTTTCGTGCTCTCGCAACTGCTCGGGCTGATTAACAGCCACCTGGCGCTGGTGCTGATTTACGTCGCCGGGATGATCCCGATGAACACCTACCTGATGAAAGGTTATCTGGACGCTATCCCGAAAGATCTCGACGAATCCGCGCGCATGGATGGCGCCAGCAACTTCCGGATTTTCATTGAAATCATCATGCCGCTCTCTAAACCGATTGTGGCGGTGGTGGCGCTGTTCTCTTTTACCGGGCCGCTCGGGGATTTCATTCTCTCCAGCACCATTCTGCGCACGCCGGATAAATACACGCTGCCGATCGGGCTCTATAACCTGGTCGCGCAGAAGATGGGCGCGAGCTACACCACCTACGCCGCGGGCGCGGTGTTGATTGCGGTGCCGGTCGCCATTCTCTATCTGGCCTTACAAAAATACTTCGTCTCCGGTCTGACCTCCGGCAGTACCAAAGGATAA
- the symE gene encoding Endoribonuclease symE: MSTLSVLPEALPEVHPAPAALTEPRRIRVSYASRFHDGVNLAALTLRGRWLEEAGFPTGTDADVRVMPGCIVITARAPEPEDPPLLKSLRRVCKLSVRKQQQVQEFIEVIAGKRKKKV, from the coding sequence ATGTCGACGTTATCCGTGCTCCCTGAAGCATTACCTGAAGTGCATCCCGCGCCTGCCGCGCTCACCGAGCCACGCCGCATCCGCGTGAGCTACGCCAGCCGCTTTCATGACGGCGTCAATCTGGCCGCGCTGACGCTTCGCGGCAGATGGCTGGAGGAAGCCGGTTTCCCTACCGGCACCGATGCGGATGTGCGGGTGATGCCCGGCTGTATTGTCATCACGGCGCGCGCGCCGGAGCCGGAAGATCCGCCGCTGCTGAAATCTCTGCGTCGCGTTTGCAAACTGTCGGTGCGCAAGCAACAGCAGGTGCAGGAGTTTATCGAGGTGATCGCTGGCAAGCGTAAAAAGAAAGTGTGA
- the cycB gene encoding Cyclodextrin-binding protein → MLYLHMRLIMKKNILTALVLSALMVSAGASAATRQLNVWEDIKKSAGIKDAVAAFEKQYDVKVNMQEMPFAQQLEKLRLDGPAGIGPDVLVIPNDQLGGAVVQGLLTPLTLDKKQTDAFTPSSVAAFRMDNAQYGVPKAVETLVLIYNKDLVEKPFDSLQAWYDFSKAQRAKDQYGLLAKFDQIYYSWGAIGPMGGYIFGKNDKGGFNPLDVGLNKPGAVEAVTFLKKFYADGVFPAGIIGDNGLNAIDSLFTEKKAAAVINGPWAFQPYEAAGINYGVAPLPTLPDGKPMSSFLGVKGYVVSTWSKDKALAQQFIEFINQPQYVKTRYIATREIPPLVALMDDPVIKGDQKASAVAVQAARASAMPGIPEMGEVWAPANAALELSVTGKQEPKTALDNAVKQITMQIEAMQASNQ, encoded by the coding sequence TTGTTATACCTTCACATGAGGTTGATAATGAAAAAGAACATCCTTACCGCCCTGGTTCTCTCCGCTCTGATGGTCAGCGCCGGCGCCAGCGCGGCGACCCGACAGCTTAACGTGTGGGAAGACATTAAAAAATCCGCCGGAATTAAGGATGCCGTGGCGGCATTTGAAAAGCAGTACGACGTGAAAGTGAACATGCAGGAGATGCCGTTCGCCCAGCAGCTCGAAAAACTGCGTCTCGACGGCCCGGCGGGGATCGGTCCGGATGTGCTGGTGATCCCAAACGATCAGCTGGGCGGCGCGGTGGTGCAGGGGCTGTTAACGCCGCTGACGCTTGATAAAAAGCAGACCGACGCGTTTACGCCGTCTTCCGTTGCGGCGTTCCGCATGGATAACGCCCAGTACGGCGTGCCGAAAGCCGTCGAAACGCTGGTGCTTATCTACAACAAAGATCTGGTGGAAAAGCCGTTCGACAGCCTCCAGGCCTGGTATGACTTCTCTAAAGCGCAGCGTGCGAAAGATCAGTACGGCCTGCTCGCCAAGTTCGATCAGATTTACTACAGCTGGGGCGCCATCGGCCCGATGGGCGGCTACATCTTCGGGAAAAACGACAAAGGCGGCTTTAACCCGCTGGATGTGGGCCTGAACAAGCCCGGCGCGGTGGAAGCCGTCACCTTCCTGAAAAAATTCTATGCCGACGGCGTCTTTCCGGCGGGGATCATCGGCGATAACGGCCTGAACGCTATCGATTCGCTGTTTACCGAGAAGAAAGCGGCGGCGGTGATTAACGGCCCGTGGGCGTTCCAGCCTTACGAAGCCGCAGGCATTAACTACGGCGTGGCCCCGCTGCCGACGCTGCCGGACGGCAAACCGATGAGCTCGTTTCTCGGCGTGAAAGGCTACGTGGTCTCCACCTGGAGTAAAGACAAAGCCCTGGCGCAGCAGTTTATCGAGTTCATCAACCAGCCGCAGTATGTGAAAACGCGCTATATCGCGACGCGCGAGATCCCGCCGCTGGTGGCGCTGATGGACGATCCGGTGATTAAGGGCGATCAGAAAGCGAGTGCTGTGGCGGTACAGGCGGCGCGCGCCAGCGCGATGCCGGGCATTCCTGAAATGGGCGAAGTGTGGGCGCCCGCCAACGCGGCGCTTGAGCTGAGCGTCACCGGCAAGCAGGAGCCGAAAACCGCGCTCGATAACGCGGTGAAACAGATAACCATGCAGATTGAAGCGATGCAGGCCAGTAATCAGTAA
- the mdxF gene encoding Maltodextrin transport system permease protein mdxF: protein MPVARGAGRHAWCALFCALLPGVGQFYNRQWLKGVTFLVLLASFLGVFHDFLRVGLWGLYTLGEEVPRDNSIFLLAEGILSLLVVGFGLTVYYFSLRDAWVNGKRRDEGLTLNSVRKQYQLLLSDGFPYLMIAPGFILLVFLVVFPILFGFAIAFTNYNLYHTPPAKLVDWVGLKNFVNIFTLSIWRSTFFDVLQWTVVWTLLATTFQCTVGVLLAILVNQKDVRFKPLIRTIFILPWAVPGFVTILVFAGMFNDSFGVINNAILAFFNIAPKPWMTDPFWTKTALIMMQTWLGFPFVFAMTTGVLQAIPDDLYEAAKMDGASTWTRLRTITLPLVLYAIAPIIITQYTFNFNNFNIIYLFNNGGPAVAGSNAGGTDILVSWIYKLTMSSSQYAIAATITILLSIFVVGLALWQFRATKSFKNDETA, encoded by the coding sequence ATGCCCGTAGCCCGAGGGGCGGGCCGACACGCCTGGTGCGCGCTGTTCTGCGCTCTGTTGCCGGGCGTGGGCCAGTTTTATAACCGTCAGTGGCTAAAAGGCGTCACCTTTCTGGTGCTGCTGGCAAGCTTTCTTGGGGTGTTTCACGACTTCCTGCGTGTGGGGCTGTGGGGGCTCTATACGCTCGGTGAAGAGGTGCCGCGCGACAACTCCATTTTCCTGCTGGCGGAAGGCATTCTGAGCCTGTTGGTGGTGGGCTTTGGACTGACGGTTTATTACTTCTCGCTGCGCGACGCCTGGGTGAACGGCAAGCGCCGCGACGAAGGGCTGACGCTTAATAGCGTGCGCAAACAGTACCAGCTGCTGCTCTCGGACGGCTTTCCGTATCTGATGATTGCGCCCGGCTTTATTCTGCTGGTGTTCCTGGTGGTGTTCCCAATCCTCTTTGGTTTCGCCATCGCGTTTACCAACTACAACCTGTACCACACGCCGCCCGCGAAGCTGGTGGACTGGGTGGGGCTTAAGAATTTCGTCAATATTTTCACGCTCTCCATCTGGCGCTCGACGTTCTTTGACGTCTTGCAGTGGACGGTGGTCTGGACGCTGCTCGCCACTACGTTCCAGTGCACCGTGGGCGTACTGCTGGCGATTCTGGTGAACCAGAAAGATGTGCGCTTTAAGCCGCTTATCCGCACCATTTTCATTCTGCCGTGGGCGGTGCCGGGCTTTGTCACCATTCTGGTGTTCGCCGGGATGTTTAACGACAGCTTCGGGGTGATTAACAACGCGATCCTGGCCTTTTTCAACATCGCGCCGAAGCCCTGGATGACCGATCCATTCTGGACCAAAACGGCGCTTATCATGATGCAGACGTGGCTCGGCTTCCCGTTTGTGTTCGCCATGACCACCGGCGTGCTCCAGGCGATCCCGGACGATTTGTATGAGGCTGCGAAAATGGACGGCGCCAGCACCTGGACGCGTCTGCGCACCATTACGCTGCCGCTGGTGCTTTACGCGATTGCGCCCATCATCATCACGCAATACACGTTCAACTTTAACAACTTCAACATCATCTACCTGTTTAACAACGGCGGGCCTGCGGTGGCCGGCTCCAACGCGGGCGGCACCGATATTCTGGTCTCGTGGATCTACAAGCTGACGATGTCTTCGTCCCAGTACGCCATCGCCGCGACGATAACCATCCTGCTCTCCATATTTGTGGTGGGGCTGGCGCTGTGGCAGTTCCGCGCCACGAAGTCGTTCAAAAATGACGAGACGGCATAA